Within Vigna unguiculata cultivar IT97K-499-35 chromosome 2, ASM411807v1, whole genome shotgun sequence, the genomic segment gacTGGGAATCTGTTATCTTATTTTGTTTGTAAGCGGCAGTAATGATGTGTGCAGTTTGTTTTGGCTCTTAATTTGTTTGCAGTCAAAATACAAGGGGTGGGAGGCTTAGTCCCTCCCGCTACCTTCTCAGACTTCACCTACCACAATATAACGTCTGCTTTCACCTGTAAAATCTGTAGGGGAATGGATCTTTGTGCCATTGGTTACTCTGATAGAAGAGAATGGGATACTAAATTTACTGCCTCCAATACTATAAGAATAGACTTGTTATTTActcattacatttttttttaattatatgcttTTTACAGAATTAAAGGATTGCCTCTTTTTCAGCCGCTTACATTATATCATGCTGCTCGTCTTGTTGGAATTACAGCCTTGAATCCTGAAATCGATGAAAAGTTGTACATACATTACCTTGGTATATCATCACCCATAAATTTTCCctaaacattttaatttcaaatttggaGTATTTTTCATTAGTTATCTTTTATGCTATAGGTTAGGAATGAGACCGGAATTGTGTGATATTTCTCTAAAACACTATgaccattatatacatatttagtATATGAATGTATCTAATGGCCAAGGGATATTTATATtcagttataattttaaaaaagatactGTAAGAAAAAGAATGCTACATAGAAGGACCCTGTTCCAAAGTAATGGTGCTTGTTTACCCTCATAGAAGCTCCTCAAAGTAAAATATGCAACCATGGAGTTTATTGCTCATTTGTAGCTTttacatttctttattttatttccaaaaacaaaaaaacaaaaaaggtttGCTTTGCTATAAGAAAATTTCTCAAACTAGAAAAACTTGGGTTGGCTGGGGGCTTTACGTTGAGAATCGCTGAAATGATCGCACTTTAACCTGATATTAACTTGATAAATACCCTTAAATGCATGATTAAGTTAGAATCATCTTACTTTTTTGCCATATAGAATGTGTAGGTACAACACTGATATTTTATTGCTGACTTGGGTTAAATGCCCTCAGATTAGCTACTATAGATTTTCCAAGCTGTCATGTTTTCACTTGCATGGGAAATAACCTAGTGTTGTTTGATGAGTTATGACCATATATGCTACTTCTCctttattatatacataatgTGTATACGTTCTATATTTCTACTAAAGatgtaaaagtaaaagtaaGGATTCATTGATCAACTAACCAAAAACTTGGGCTTTTATAAgcgttttttcttgtttttgtttacaAGTAATGCAGTTTTCAGGTTTCTTTGTGCTGTTAAAAGTTTGTGTAAACTTCCTCACACTACTCAAGATTAGTTATGAAACTGTTATTTACTCATCgttatcaattttatcttttattgatCATGAATAAAATGTTCCTTTTTGAAAAATacaaatgttttgtttaaaaaggcttggttatttattttcttagtaTTGATTTCTCGACGCATAACTTTGGCTTCATTATTATATACGGAAGGACCTGAGAAAGAGCTGCTACAACTTGCTGTGTTTGGAGAATTACTGGCACTCTTCCCTGGTGTACATATTCATATAGAACTTGTTGGACCTGCAATTCCTCCTCAGAGGTCTGATCCATTCTCTTAAGTCATTGGATTATCATATGATATTTAATCCTATTTGATCTAAATATCTGTCCTCGTTGCTTCCCAATGACCAGGGATGGTGAGAAAATTCACATTTCCAAGTATGCTTGTTGCAATGAAGATGAGTGTGAGTGCAAAATAGCAATTGAAAATACATTTCCTGGAACGAAGTTTGGTTCAGCAGTGACATTGCAGCTTTGGCGAGGATTCTATCATGACCGGTGTAGAGATATTGTTAAGGTATGTTGCAACATTTGAAAGGGATCTAGTATGTTAAGTCATTTAATGTAATCTTgcttgatttaattttttctgcGGAATCCCCTATGTACATTTTACTTTAAGTAATGCTTCACTTACAGGATTCCTTCCCTCACCTAATAATTGCTCCAAATGGTGGCATTGCTGCTTATTCCAGTTGGTTACCGAGTATTGTATGTCTCCCACCTTGTGCTTATCCCAGACTTAGACgttagtttaatttttgtacCACCTTGAAAAGGTAGTGAACAGTATTAGACCTTTGCAGCATGTTTTTCgtcattttctttgtttcttgcAAAAATTTCAGGAGTTAATTGAAAAGATTGGCGTCCCAGCTGTTTTTACTGATTATTGCGAGGAAGCATGTCATCTTGCAGCAAGTTGTATTAAGACTGTGTCTGACCGTCCTCTTAAGTTGCCAGTAAGCTTTTTATTCATACTTTGCTGACTTGgaatataattgttttgaagTTAAATTAAGCATTTACTAGTTGACATTCATTTAGGTATCTGTTCTTATTGATGTACCGATTGGTTTTTGTTGTTACTGTGTTTCTAAGGTTTTAGTTCCTATCCACTTAGCAGGGACCAATGTGTATTAATAAAGGCCTATAGATCAAAACTGAAGCTTGTTTCATACAAAGATAGATTCCTAAATGAGTGTTATCAATAGGGACAAGTGGTTATTTTAACCTTGTTTATCATTGGCATAATCTCTTAATAATTCATTGCACTATTATGTAGGTTCAGTTAAATCCTTTCAGGCAGCCCATAGCCGTGGAAGACAGCGTGCTGTTGCTTCCCTGTTACTCGAATTGCTTTCTTTTTGGGATGTAAAGAGTTACTCAGAATATCTTGATTCTTGAGCCAACGATATTGGCCGGAACAACAAACCTAATTGcatcaaaaagaaaataattgctTTATCTAATGGGAATGGAAGGAATGGTAGGTAATAATTAGAAGCTTTGCAAACATGTATCCCTGAACCAACTTAAACCCTTGTGCTGGGTCATTTGCAACACGTGCTACAGCCACTTCAATTATTCTAAAATCTTTGCGCTGCATGATATACTTCTGGGTTTGTGACAAGGTCTTAGCTAGATGGTAGATTTGATTTGAAGTATCTTTAGATCTTTCTTCTGATGATGTCCCCCTGTATACATACTGAACCACAGAATTCTCAGTCAAATTATAATAGTTGATGTAATCGTCAAAATGTTGAGTATTTAACTTTTTGAGAAATGTTCTTACTGCGTCTCTTTCAACCctttctcaatttatttttacactgTATGAAATTTTATGAGGTCTTCACCTGGAAAAGGCATGCAGCGATTGAAATGAGATTATTTCCTTATATCAGTGAATTCAGATGTGATTATGCAGTCCTTCTGGCATGATAAGGCATCAAATTATTTGGAAGATTAGGCTAATTTTTAAGTCTATCTCAACAATTTTAGTTCTGTGAATTGTTCATTTGCCATAAAGCTTGGAAATAACTTCACACTAGAAAATCAACATAATAAgcttaaaagaaattataccAAAAGGCTTGcttaaaacaaaacatttccATAAAATTAGTAACTTACTGatttcacaaaataaaacaGGGTCCTTTTTCACAATTCCAAAACATGTGCAATCGTATGCAATGTGCAAACACAATATACTTCTCTTACATATGAAAACACTTACCATGTCTTTGGATGAGACAatttaaaagagtaatttatttatttagagaatttgaatttttttaaagtaaaataatttgtttggatgaaaaaattaaaaatgaaattgaaattgagaaattttaagaatgtatttcaattttcaaataactgaataatagaattttgaaattcattcagaaaagaaagaaattgaaattacaTAAGTTGGAAAATTTCTAATTGGTTAGGATAAAACATGGTCGAGGTTGGCTTGATCGATAATGAACCGGGATTGACTTTCTCGAATTTAGTTAAATTTCGGTTGATGATGACTTAGTCAAAATTCGGTTTAGACTGATTTGACCGAATTTGGACAAATTTTGGTTGAAATCGATTTAGTCAAGTTCAGTCAAATCTTTATTTAGGATCAACTTGACCAAATTTGGTAGAAACTGAGTCGATCAAAATTTGACCGGAatcattattaatgtttttactttttattcacttttactTAATATAGCTTAGACCgacaattatattaataaaataatatttttaatattggtGTAACCCactcaatatttaatattattaattttatttatgatttaatttgCATCATTTTAAAGTGGGTTTCACTCACTCTATATCATTATTaatgttgttattttttaattttcttttactttggTTAATCAGAATgcttatattaataaaaaattatgttttaatatcGACTTAACttacataatatttaatatcattGTTTTTGATTTATCGATCAATTTGTGtgaaatttagtttttcattaatatttttattatttatttatttctttctattTAGCGTAAATGATTGAcacttatattaataaaaaattattttgtattagttCAGTCCacacattattttaattattttaatttgtaagagTTGGGTTTTtctttacaatattttaatgaGTCTTGTTGTGGTTTTAGTCTTTCTTGACGTTCAACAACAActacataaacataatattcTCTCTAAATTATAAGATAAAGCAGCATGGGATCGCTACTTTCTCTAATCtcttaacataatattattccCAAAAAGATTCTAAATCCACAATGAATCTAGAAGCACCACATAACCAAATCCAAGGGACAAGGTGGTAGTTACAAGCACTCCCCAACTTCCACCATAACCAGACATGGCATCACTATACTGTTGAAGAATGTTGTTCTTGTCGGAATTCGACATTTGTATCTTTCGTTGTTGTGATGGCAAAATATAAGGGTACATAACAGACTCCTCCATGAAAGAGTGGTCAAGTCCAAGTAAATGCCCTATCTCGTGCATCGCCACACTCTCCAAGTCCAAAACCCCCTCCTTCCACGATACGCTGTCGTTTTCACTCGGCACCGCCCAGTAATAGGAACCGTCAAGACGTATCTCCCCTATACTCACATTAGAACCTGCTTCCAACCTTACAGAGCTTATCCCATACAACTGCTCCGGAACACCTTCTGCGAAACTGTAGAACCCTACTTTGATGTCGGCGTTTTCGTAGGTTGTCTCCGTCGGATTCAAAACCTCTATGGCCTTCGCCCAGCGAGTGAAGGAATCTCTGAACACTTTTCTCATGCTTTCTGGGATTTCACTCTCCGGGAGAAAACCGTAGGTGAGGTTTCGCTTGGCGAACCATTGGTTCCTGTAGTTGGGCAACGCCTCGTTGTCGATGAAGCCGTGGGGGAAATTCTTGTCGGGGACACCGCAACGTGGTAGTAGGATTTGGTTGAGGGTCTGGTTGTTCAGGTTGCCGGTAACTTGTAGGTTGAAACGTTGCTGGAAGTTTTGGATGGCCAAGATTGTTCCCCGGTCCAAAAAATCGCTGAATGGGGCAAAGGATTGAAGATAGCCAAATTCGACAAAGTAGTTTTTGATGAGAGATAGACCTTCGATTTTCTTCTGTGGTGCATATGGCTGTGGGGGCCATATTTCCCTCTTCCATTGATTCTCAAACGTCTTGCCTCTTGTGTTCTTCTTTGCTTTGGCCGTGGAAGAATAAGGGACACGGAAGTTAGCGGAAAGGGATTGGTGGAGAAGAAGgaagaacaataatataaatgcaAAATGGTACGATTTCATTGTTAAATGCTCTTTCTTGCTCCCTAACCCTAAGTTCCTATTAAGTCTACTTTGAAGATTTGAGCAATCATATATAGAGAAAGATGAGGATATGGggtgattaaaaattatcacacATTAAGAATGTGTGTGTCTTCTTCTCTGGTAATGTGTAATGtgtgtttgaatttgaaatttagaaTCTGGGATCCatgtttcatatataaaattgaaatgattGAAAGTAGCTTTAATCATAACAAGGATCATGTATTTGGATTTGATTGGGGTTGATCGGGGTCTCTCTACATTATTATTTGTACAATTTTTGTGTATTATTTCAGCTTGTCCGTTTATTGGCCTTCAATCTGTAGTGCAACTGCATGTGAGTACTGCGCATGATTCCAACTATCTTTCTGGTGATAGTACTTTGAAAGTGAAATTTCAACTAAATAAGCTATACACAAGCATTGTACTTTTAACATAATTTACATCATTGACGGAAGAAACTGGTGCTAtggtttgtttttctttcatgaTCATCTCCTACCCATTCTCCTGCCAAAACCAAATACTTGTCTTTCTTAATGTCTGGGAAACATAATAATTACTGTTTTGAATTAACATATCTACTTTTTATGTTCAAGTATTCATTGTGATACCAATTCTCCTGCCAAAACCATGTAGGACATATTTTTCTTACcaacaaaaaaatcaattaataatagaactattaaagtataatacaaattctagaacaatctagaaaaatctaagatagagttattgaaatgtaatgaaacttctagagtattggagaaaagcttAGGATAggaagaaaaatcaagaacattctactatgtagaaaaatctagaactatttGCTCAAGTTCTAGCTAaaagtttctagaataatctatgggtctataaataccccatgtatcctaccatttgCAACATgaagaacaactaacacaacatccaatacaactactctcaactacaagatacacttctccaactactactttcacactctactatctacacattttctctatcccttcaactatctcctacacaacctcaaaatacTAACAGTGGTACCAGAGAGCTACTTTCGGTCATCTACTGGGCATAGATAAACTTTTCaactacttcaaaaaaaaattagaactccATTCTATACTACTTCCAAAATATTCTCTCAACCTATGGCCACTACCAATCAAACATCATCAATTCCAGTACCTATTTTCACaggagaaaattatgatttttggagTGTCAAAATGAAGACATTCTTTCGCTCCCAAGACTTATAGGACATTATAGAAGAGGGATTCACTATTCTAGAAGACACTTCCACTCTTACTGCAGCTCAGAAGAAGgagttgaaggaaaacaaacaGAAGGATTCAAGGGCTTTATTTGCTCTTCAACAAGCAGTTGATGACACAATCTTTCCGAGAATAATAGGTGCCACAAGTGCAAAGCAAGCTTGGAACACAATACAAGAAGAGTTTCAATCCACTCTTACTGCAGCTCAGAAGAAGgagttgaaggaaaacaaacaGAAGGATTCAAGGGCTTTATTTACTCTTCAACAAGCAGTTGATGACACAATCTTTCCGAGAATAATAGGTGCCACAAGTGCAAAGCAAGCTTGGAACACAATACAAGAAGAGTTTCAAGGAAGTGACGAGGTATGCAATGTTAAACTTCATTCTCTAAGACGAGCGTTTgaattaataagaatgaaagaatctGAGACCATTAAAGACTACTATTCTAGAATAAAGGAAATAGTTAGTCAGATGAGAGCCTATGGGGAAACTATTCTTGACAAAAAAatcgttgagaaaattttaatttctattccccAAAAATATGATGCAATCGCAACCGTGATTGAATAAACAAAAGATTTGGCCACATTGTCAGTAACACAACTAATGGGCTCTCTTGAAGCTTATGAACAAAGATTGAAAAGGCATGAAGAAGACTCAGTCGAAAATgcctttcaatcaaaactaaaattacggtctcagaataaagaatatgaaggaaataaaagtagaggagaaatttctagaaataaagaaaattctagaAGCTTCCCTATGACTCGTCAAGGAAAATATCCCCCATGTGGCATATGTAAAAAGACAAGTCACATGGAAAAATATTGTTGGCATCATGGAAAACCTCAATGTCAGTATTGTAAGAAATTTGGCCACGTAGAGAAGTATTgtcgtaataaaaataagcatcaagCAAACTTTGCTGAAGAACATAATCAGGAGCAACGCTTATTTTATGCCAATCAAGAATCTCCTAACGGAGGAGAAAGTTGGTACTTGGATAGTGGATGCAGTAATCACATGGCCAAAGATCAAAGCatcttcaaagacattgataaatCTGTCAATGTCAAAGTTCGACTAGGAAACGGTGCCACAGTGGAGTCTCAAGGCAAAGGAACTGTCATGGTGGAGACAAAGAAAGGTACGAAATTCATCAAGGATGTTTTACTGGTTCCCAATCTTAAAGAgaatcttttaagtattggccaaattgatggagaatggatattctctccactttgagaaagatacatgcaaaatttatgacagtagaAAGATAGAAATTGGCCAAGTAAAAATGGGGAAGAGAAATAGAAGGTTTCCCATAAGCTTCAAACCTGGAACTAATATTGCCATGAAGGCAGAAGTTGATGACTCGTGGCTTTggcataggagatttggccacttCAACACATATGCCtaaaagcttctatataagaaaaatatgatgagagatcttccatgcttaaaggagaataatgaatcatgcgAAGGATGTCTCCTTGGTAAACAACATCGATTACCATTCTCGACCGACAAAACATGGAGAGCAAAAGACTTACTAGAGTTGATCCATACTGATGTTTGCGGACCAATGAGGACgccttcacatcacaacaataggtatttcatcctcttcattgatgacttctctagaatgacatgggtctatttcttaaaggcaaagtcagaagtctttggaatattcaagaaattcaaggcccTTGTTGAGAAACAAAGTGGAAAACAGATAAAAGTACTTAGAACTGATCGTGGAAAGGAGTATACATCTCGCGAGTTTGACAAATTCTGCGAAGATGAAGGCATAGAGAGACAACTCACAGTCGcatatactccacaacaaaacggtgtatcagaaagaaaaaatcgcaCAGTCACGGAGATGGCAAGATCAATGCTAAAAGAGAAAGGTATGCTTAACACTTTTTGGGTTGAAGCAGTCTACACTAcagtttacattttaaacagaTGTCCAACTAAGGCAGTCAAAGACAAGACTCCTATTAAAGCTTGGAGTGGAAGAAAGCCATTAGCCAAACACCTACGAGTATTTGGATCTATCTGCTACATACATGTTCCTGATCAAAGGAGGCACAAGCTTGAAGACAAGACTATACGAGGAATATTCTTGGGATATAGCACACAATCAAAAGGCTATCAAGTTTACAACCTACAAACAAAAAAGCTCGTCATTAGTCGagatgttgaaattgatgaaaatgcttcttggaattgggaagaagaaaaagttgttaaaagcaGCACTTTAGTCCCAGTGCAACAATATCaagaagaaattcaagaagaggcAGAAGCTTCAGGTACGCCTTCTGCACCTccattagaagattcttcactaGAGTCCACTCCAAGACTAGTAAGATCTTTGGTAGACATATACGAAACCTGCAATATGGCCATGATTGAGCCTAACTGCTATGAGGAAGCATCAAAGCAAGAAGTACGGATCAAGGCTATGGAAGAAGAGGTTAAAATGATTGAGAAGAATAACACTTGGGAGCTCGTAAACTGTCCTCAAGGAAAATAAATCATTGGAGTGAAATGGGTATATAAAACAAAGCTCAATCCTGATGGAACTATACAAAAGCACAAGGCCAGATTGGTCGCAAAAGGATACTCACAACAACCATGAATCgactacaatgagacatttgCTCCAGTCGCAGGACTAGATACAATAAGAGCTGTAATAGCCCTAGCAgcacaaaaaggatggaacatctaTCAACTAGATGTCAAATCAGCCTTCCTAAATGGAGTGCTCGAAGAAGGGATTTATGTTGAACAACCTCAAGGCTTTATCAATAAAGGCAATGAAGGCAAAGtactaaaactaaaaaaaagccTTATACGGCTTGAAGCAAGCTCCTCGAGCATGGTATAGCAAGATTGATCAATACTTCATAGATCAAGGATTCAAGAGGAGCAAAAGTGAGCCAACACTATATATTAAAGCACAAGGTCAGTATCACCTCATTGTCTCCTTATATGTCGATGATCTTATCTATACAGGAAGCAATTTGGAGATGatgaaagaatttaaagaagAGATGATGAAGACATTTGAGATGACCGACCTTGGGTTGATGAACTATTTCCTCGGTATAGAGGTGAAACAACAAGAAGACGGCATATTTATCtctcaaaagaaatatattgaagccctattgaagaagttcaagatgtatgaTTGTAAACCTGTCGCTACTCCATTGGTGGTAAATGAGAAACTACAAAAAGATGAAGGAGCACAAGAAACAGATGCATCACGCTGCAGAAGTTTGATTGGAAGTCTCTTATATCTCATAGCCACAAGACCAGACATTATGTATGCCATAAGTCTTCTATCAAAATTCATGCAAAAGCCAAGTTAGATTCATTATGGAGTAgggaaaataattttaagatatctACAAGGCACAAAGGAGTTTGGAATATGGTACAAAACCATGACTAACTCAAGGATCATTGGCTACACCGATAGTGATTGGGCATGATCAATAGATGACATGAAGAGCACCTTAGGATATGCTTTCTCGCTTGGATCGGGAATATTCTCTTGGGCGTCAAAGAAGCAAGCCATAGTTGCACAATCAACCGCTGAAGCAGAATACGTGGCAGCAGCTGAAGCAACAAGTCAAGCTATATGGCTTCGAAGAATACTCAAAGATATGGGAGAAAAACAAAGTGGCCCTACTACAATTAATTGCGACAATAAGTCAACTATTGCAATGACAAAGAACCCAGTGCATCACAGTCGAACAAAACATATAGCAATTAAATACCACTTCATCAGAGAAGCGgaaacaaatatgaagataCAACTTGAGTACTGCCCGACAGAAGATCAAATTGTAGATATTTTCACAAAGGCCTTACCAAGACTAAGGTTTGAACTACTACGCGCTATGCTTGGAGTTACCAAATTTGCATCAAGGAGgagtattaaagtataatgcaaattctagaacaatctagaaaaatctaagatatagatattgaaatgtaatgaaacttctagagtattggagaaaagcttAGGATAggaagaaaaatcaagaacattctactatgtagaaaaatctagaactatttGCTCAAGTTCTAGCTagaagtttctagaataatctatgggtctataaataccccatgtatcctaccatttgCAACATgaagaacaactaacacaacatccaatacaactactctcaactacaagatacacttctccaactactactttcacactctactatctacacattttctttatcccttcaactatcccctacacaacctcaaaatacTAACAAGAACACTTGGGGTGTGAAATATGTGAATATAGACCAATCTTTGGTTGCAGACTCACATCCATACAGTTCAGTATTCCTCCTACATTCTCATTCTTATTATTGTTGAAATGAACCATGTTGTGCCTCCATAGTATCTCTTCTCCTGTTCAAATTTGCAGCGTTTGCATGATGTTATGTTAACCATTAGTTGGTACAGACTCACAACATCAATGTTGTATACCATATACACTATACTACTAGGCCATTTAACCCTCTAAAGGTTAGCCTACTCTTCCAAATTCGGCTCACACACATAGCAAGATCTTCGACACAtgttaataaagataaataaaataaaattctaaaaatccATAAACTTATTACATAAgttctattataattataaatattgtttttttaattcataattatttaatatacatatttgtctctttttattcttttttttaagattacacTTGTTGAAATGTTCATATTCGAGTCATGTCCGTGTCAATATCTATCCTACATAGTGCCTTAGTAGCCCAATCTTATTTTCTAAGTTTGTTTAACATTTTCCTTACGTCTTAATAAATTTCTAGactcatgtttttttctttgttttgtaggATTGATTTTGGATGCTTTCCTTTTCATGTGGAGAcccttcttggagaagaagAGCTCTAAGACTTATAAGTGCAACACCTTAGGTGCTCTTGGACTATTCTTTTTCATGTTG encodes:
- the LOC114173309 gene encoding metalloendoproteinase 1-like codes for the protein MKSYHFAFILLFFLLLHQSLSANFRVPYSSTAKAKKNTRGKTFENQWKREIWPPQPYAPQKKIEGLSLIKNYFVEFGYLQSFAPFSDFLDRGTILAIQNFQQRFNLQVTGNLNNQTLNQILLPRCGVPDKNFPHGFIDNEALPNYRNQWFAKRNLTYGFLPESEIPESMRKVFRDSFTRWAKAIEVLNPTETTYENADIKVGFYSFAEGVPEQLYGISSVRLEAGSNVSIGEIRLDGSYYWAVPSENDSVSWKEGVLDLESVAMHEIGHLLGLDHSFMEESVMYPYILPSQQRKIQMSNSDKNNILQQYSDAMSGYGGSWGVLVTTTLSLGFGYVVLLDSLWI
- the LOC114168793 gene encoding zinc finger MYND domain-containing protein 15 isoform X2 gives rise to the protein MNGMECAGKGSGARCGGAATRLCARCEAVAYCSLSHQIAHWSRHKHECDRLQQQMKSVEVLNDFPFTFSREATFQVCVKQEGRCSFLSNRGLHEVGMWMHECGCGASSASFDRLRLNNGWDLPSVLCPCGPEKELLQLAVFGELLALFPGVHIHIELVGPAIPPQRDGEKIHISKYACCNEDECECKIAIENTFPGTKFGSAVTLQLWRGFYHDRCRDIVKDSFPHLIIAPNGGIAAYSSWLPSIELIEKIGVPAVFTDYCEEACHLAASCIKTVSDRPLKLPVQLNPFRQPIAVEDSVLLLPCYSNCFLFGM
- the LOC114168793 gene encoding zinc finger MYND domain-containing protein 15 isoform X1, with the protein product MNGMECAGKGSGARCGGAATRLCARCEAVAYCSLSHQIAHWSRHKHECDRLQQQMKSVEVLNDFPFTFSREATFQVCVKQEGRCSFLSNRGLHEVGMWMHECGCGASSASFDRLRLNNGWDLPSVLCPCGPNSLVLEQLHSWRDYYKWRSIPLDSPVALLLHWPLTLYHAARLVGITALNPEIDEKLYIHYLGPEKELLQLAVFGELLALFPGVHIHIELVGPAIPPQRDGEKIHISKYACCNEDECECKIAIENTFPGTKFGSAVTLQLWRGFYHDRCRDIVKDSFPHLIIAPNGGIAAYSSWLPSIELIEKIGVPAVFTDYCEEACHLAASCIKTVSDRPLKLPVQLNPFRQPIAVEDSVLLLPCYSNCFLFGM